In Rubrobacter radiotolerans DSM 5868, the following proteins share a genomic window:
- a CDS encoding TetR/AcrR family transcriptional regulator, giving the protein MEDVVRAAIAVADAEGLGALSMRRVAEELGISTMSVYTHVPGKAELIDVMLDRVMGEAVVEGEPEARGWRERLEGVARRNWDLFHHHPWVLQVAVTSRPPLGPNVVAKYDRELRAVDGIGLTEVEMDSVLTLVLEHTQGAARRSVEAKQGVRGTGKTDDEWWAANAPLLEKVFDAERYPTAARVGAAAGAAYQAAHSPEHAFEFGLRRVLDGVEALVRERLALPHSR; this is encoded by the coding sequence GTGGAGGACGTGGTACGGGCCGCCATCGCGGTCGCGGACGCCGAGGGGCTCGGGGCGCTCTCCATGCGGCGGGTCGCAGAGGAGCTCGGCATAAGCACCATGTCGGTCTACACCCACGTGCCGGGGAAGGCGGAGCTCATCGACGTCATGCTGGATCGGGTGATGGGAGAGGCGGTCGTGGAGGGGGAACCGGAGGCCCGGGGGTGGCGGGAGAGACTGGAGGGCGTGGCGCGGCGGAACTGGGACCTCTTCCACCACCACCCGTGGGTGTTACAGGTCGCCGTGACGAGTCGGCCGCCGCTCGGACCGAATGTGGTAGCCAAGTACGACCGGGAGCTTCGGGCGGTCGACGGCATCGGGCTGACGGAGGTGGAGATGGATTCGGTGCTCACGCTGGTGCTGGAGCACACCCAGGGCGCGGCCCGGCGGTCGGTCGAAGCGAAGCAGGGCGTGCGAGGCACGGGCAAAACGGACGACGAATGGTGGGCGGCCAACGCACCCCTCCTGGAGAAGGTCTTCGACGCCGAGCGCTACCCCACGGCGGCAAGGGTGGGGGCGGCTGCCGGGGCCGCTTACCAGGCAGCCCACTCCCCAGAGCACGCCTTCGAGTTCGGCCTCCGGCGCGTTTTAGACGGCGTCGAGGCGCTGGTCCGGGAACGTTTGGCGTTGCCGCACTCTCGCTGA
- a CDS encoding daunorubicin resistance protein DrrA family ABC transporter ATP-binding protein, translated as MGTVGFAVVAEGLAKRYGETKALDGFDLEVSEGTVCGLLGPNGAGKTTAVRVLSTLLRPDGGRAEVAGFDVVHRAAEVWRSIGLAGQHAAVDEVLTGRQNLEMFGRLYHLGGQEARRRADELLERFGLSEAADKQAKHYSGGMRRRLDLAASFILSPPVLFLDEPTTGLDPRGRNEVWGAVRSLVDGGTTVLLTTQYLDEADRLADRIVVMDAGRAIADGSPEELKSRIGGDRIEVIVRDIGDLAAAEAVVGGACGAEPEADREARKVGAPVVDRATALTAVVRALDGAGIPADDIGLRRPTLDDVFLRLTGHRATAEKKEEAA; from the coding sequence TTGGGCACGGTGGGGTTTGCGGTAGTGGCCGAGGGTTTGGCCAAGCGGTACGGGGAGACGAAGGCGCTGGATGGGTTCGACCTAGAGGTGTCTGAGGGAACGGTTTGCGGGTTGCTGGGGCCGAACGGGGCGGGGAAGACCACGGCGGTGCGGGTCCTCTCGACGCTCTTGCGACCGGACGGCGGCCGGGCGGAGGTGGCCGGCTTCGACGTGGTGCACCGGGCGGCGGAGGTATGGCGAAGCATCGGGTTGGCGGGTCAGCACGCGGCGGTGGACGAGGTGCTCACGGGTCGGCAGAACCTGGAGATGTTCGGGCGGCTCTACCATCTCGGTGGGCAGGAGGCCAGGAGGCGGGCGGACGAGTTATTGGAGCGGTTCGGGCTCTCGGAGGCGGCGGACAAGCAGGCGAAGCATTACTCGGGCGGGATGAGGCGGCGTCTGGACCTCGCGGCGAGCTTCATCCTCTCGCCGCCGGTGCTGTTCCTGGACGAGCCGACGACCGGGCTCGACCCACGCGGGCGCAACGAGGTGTGGGGTGCCGTCCGCTCGCTGGTGGACGGGGGGACGACGGTGCTTTTGACGACGCAGTATTTGGACGAGGCGGACCGGTTGGCGGACCGGATCGTCGTGATGGACGCCGGGCGCGCCATCGCTGACGGATCCCCCGAGGAGCTCAAGTCCAGGATAGGGGGCGACCGGATAGAAGTGATCGTGCGCGATATCGGAGACCTCGCCGCGGCGGAGGCCGTCGTCGGCGGGGCTTGCGGTGCGGAGCCGGAGGCAGACCGGGAGGCGCGCAAGGTCGGGGCGCCGGTGGTGGACCGGGCCACCGCGCTAACGGCGGTGGTTCGGGCGCTCGACGGAGCGGGGATCCCGGCCGATGACATCGGGCTCAGGCGGCCCACCCTGGACGACGTGTTCCTCCGCCTCACCGGGCACCGGGCAACCGCCGAGAAAAAAGAGGAGGCTGCGTGA